TGCTGGCacaaggcgggggggggcccccccacacacccccatcACATCCGTGTGGGGACACGTGGGGCGCGTCCGGGGAGCTCAGCCCCGGGGCCGCTGGGCACAGCCAGCGCCCGCAGCAGCGGGGTCAGGGTGCCGGCGGCGGCCGGACAAGCGAGGGCTGTgtgccgcccggcagcccaggcgCAGCCGAGCCTGGCCAGGCGCCGCTTTTCCATTTTGCGCTCTCGTAAACCGGCAACGACCAGAGGAAACCGCGGCAGCGCGGCCAAACCCGGGGCTGAGCCCCGTGCAGGGTGTTCTAAGGGAGCACTGTGGCGCTGCTGGGGCACAGCGGTGCCTGGGTGGCCGCTGCCACCCCCGGGCCCCGCTCTGAAGCCCACATGCCCTCAGCCACCGCAGCCGGAGCAGCGCTCACCGCGCGACGTGCTCTTGGCAGTGCCAGCTGTGAGGAACTCCCCGTCGCTGGCAGGCACGGAGGAACGCAAACAGAGCCGTCAGCACCGGAGGGATTCCTGCTGCAGCCACGGCCGCTCGCGCGGCTGCAGGGAGTCGGGCTCCGGGTGTCCCTCCAGCAGCGGGGAGTGCTCGTGCCCTCCTGGGCTGAGGACGCATCCTGCCCCCACCTTGTCCCTGGTTTCTGCCACGGCAGGCAGCTGGCCAGGGACGGTCCCCAGCTGCGCAGCGGCTCTTGGGGAAACCAGGCTGGCAGCAGCGTGGCACGGGGGGACCAGCCCCCCCAGAACCTGCTCTGCCTggcagctggagggcagggaggctgcagggcaggggggatggatggctcagccccacagctgccgGAGAAAGGATGGGGGGTGCTGCTGAGACGCTCACAGGTACTTTGAGGAACCTAAAAATCGACAGGTCgccccatccccagggagccCCAAAGCTGGGGACAagtggcagagctgcaggaaggaCACGGGGTGGGGTACCGGGGCAGAGCAGAACAGGCAACAGGGCAGCACGTCAGTGCCCGCTGCAGTGCTCCAGCCTGCgcagctggggaaactgggaaGGGCCCTGAGCTTGCTGGGAGGCTGAGAGGGTGCAGGCGGAGAGAGGGAGGTTTATTGGCATGGCAGGCACGCTCCCCGCAGAGAGGGCTGCGATTCCCGGTGGGGCGCGGAGCGGAGCACCCTCAGGGAGCGATGCTGCCAGGCTCTCGGTGTAAAAAGTCAGTTCCAGGGGCTGGAGAAAGAACAGTCACACAGCGCttcctcactcctcctcctcctcttcctcctcctccagagcaATGGGCTGGCGAGCAGCCGGCCCCGCGCCACCGCGCTGGATGGAGACGATGCCGCTCAGGAAGGCGTAGCCCAGCATGGCCACCAGTCCCACCAGCACCGACAGCACCTGGTTGCGCCGTTTGTGGGGGTCCTCCTCTGCCTCGCCGCCGTCGGCACCCGCAGCCCGCGgggcgctggccgggggctcccctgggggggcagagcaggggtGTGGGAGAGGGCACGGGTCACCCCGAGCCCGTGGGGTGAGGTGAGGGGGACGCATCTCACCTCCGTCCCAGGGGAAGTAGAGGCTGAGGATGGAGGAGCAGTAGTTGCAGAGGTTCTGCAGGGACTTGAGGTGCTGCTGCAGTTTCCCGTTGGGCAGCTTCGCCTTCAGGAGCGGCGCCAGGCGGCTGAAGACGAAGGCGTCGAGGGAGGCCGGCCTGGGGCAGAGACCTGCGACTGGGTCACCGGCCCTCCCGCCTCCTCCTGCCAACCCCACCCAAAGCCACCGGGACACGTcagccacccccagcaccccaggggaCAGCAAgtggctcctcctcctcctcctcctcctcgggagGGGGCTGCTTCCAGCCCCCGAGGTGAGGATGGGGGGAGCGGGATGATCCCATCCTtgagcagctctgctggctcTAACAAGGGACAGGGACCGAGATGCCGAGGCCAGTGGCAGCTCCCACAGCCTTAACACCCGCCCCCTCCCGAGATCCCTGTCCCCCACGAGCCCGTCCAACCCCCAGCGCGATACGCGTGGGCTTCCCCTGGCCTCCTGCCTGGGCACAGGGCAGGCTCTCAGGCCCCAGAGCATCTCTCCCCTACGGCCACCTACGAGTCTCCGAAGAAAAACTTCTGGGAGCCGAGGCGCTGGGACAGGAGTGTCAGACATTCCCGAGCATCCCGGtagagctggggaaggaggacagagggttGGCACCCACGGTGCTAAGGGGAAGTGGGTGCTCAGCCAGGGTTAaccctgccgcccccccccccccccccccccccattaagATTATGGCCTCTTGAGGGTCCCGCTGGGCACCTGCCGAGGACCTGCCATGCCCAGACCACATCCCCTcacctccttctccagcttctcctcatCCTCCATGTAGCCGTCTCCCCACATAAGCTGCAGCCGCTCCAGGTGCCGCTTGTGCATGCAGTTGGGCAGGAAGAAGTTCAGGGGGAAGGGAACGGTTTCCGCGTACCACTTCCGCGTGTGCTCCACGTAGTTCTTTGTGTCCACCCAGAAAGTGTGGATCTGCAGTGGAGAACAACCCGCAGGCGAGCCGTGGCAGGGCTGGAGCCAGAGCAGCCATTTGCTGCGGCGATGGGCCACGGAGCCTGTGCCCGGCCCAGGACCGGCTGCCCCGGAGACTGCGAGGGGCTGAGGGAGTACCAAGGCCAAGGCCAGACCCCAGCCTGGCTGCACAACCCGCCGCTGCCACGCCAGACCCCTGGCACCCTGATCCCTGCTCCACACCCCCGGTGTCTTGCTGCCTGCACCGTTCTCCTGGCAGGCGGGTGCAGGCCTGAGCCCCCCGGCATCGCTGCAGGGAGCGGATCCGGTCCTCGGTGAGGCCACctccccccgcgtcccccccgtGACGTTCCCACGGGCGACTCACCAGCACGGGCAGCAGTTTCTCCTCCAGCAGGGACACGAAGGCCAGCGTGTCCGCCCCTTGCGTAGCCGAGAGGTCGTAGTCGGCGTTATATTTCTGCAGAGCAAACGCAACGGGCGTGATCTGGCGAATCCTGCCCGTGGCTCTTGGGCGACCGTGACAAAGCCCCCCTCCCTCCTGGGgtgcccctcgcccccccccgcTACCTGTTTCCTGAGGTGAGTTATGATCTGCTGCGTTTTGGAGATGGTGCCCTCGTCCCGCGTCTTCAGCGCAGGCAGGCGCcctgggggcagggagaggggtgGCTTTTGGCAGccgtgcccggggggggggggagctgtgccGGGCGAAGGGCCCCCACACTCGGGTGAGGGTGCTCTGGGTAGAGGGGGTGGTGCATATGGGAGGGGGGGGTCTGTAaggtggggcaggggggcacagTGACACGAGGGGGGTGGGTGAGAGGACGAAAGCTGAGTGTGATGGGACACGGGGAGCGCGCTGGGATGAGGGGGCTGCAATGGGATGAGGGGGTGTGGAGTGGGGTGAGGGGTTGAAATGGGGCGAGGGGGGGTGCAATGGGGCGAGGGGGGTGTGCAATGGGGCCAGAAGGTTGCAgtggcacgggggggggggcaataggacaagagggggTGCAGCGGGGCAGGGGGTGCGATGGTGTGGGGTGTGAAATGGGGTGacgggggtgtggggtggggcgGGGGGTTGCAATGGGGTGAGGGGGATGTGCAATGGGGCGGGGGGGTACCATGGGGTCAAAAGGGTGCAgtggcacgggggggggggagcaataggacaagagggggTGCAGTGGGTGCGATGTGTTAAGAAGGGATAGTGGGTTGCAGTGGGGCGGGGGGGTACCATGGGGTCAGAAGGGTGCAgtggggcgaggggggggcaATAGGGCGGGGTGCCCCCGGCTGCCGGGTGGTGCCGGTAGCCCCGGCGGGGGCCCTTACCggaggggctcctccaggggctgGTGACCCGGTGCACCTTCAGCGGCGCCCCCGTGAACCGCGCGTAGGTCTGCAAGAGAggagagcggcggcgggagcggggcggggggctcggccCGACGGgacgcgccggccccgccgccgcccccggccccgccgccgccgctcaccAGCACGGCCAAGCAGTCGGGGTCCACcgagggcagcccccagccccctgcccagcaGAACAGCTCCAtgggcgccgccatcttcccgcccGACCCGGAACCACACGGGCCGGCTCCGCCCGCCCCCACCGCGGGGCGGCTCCGCCACCGGCGGCTCCCGCAGCACCGGCCTGGGGCTGCTCGTCCCCGGGGTGGCTGCGCTCGCCGGGTCCCTGGGACCGGGAGCCGCGCTGCGGTCCGCCCCGCACGttttcatggaggaaaaaaaaccccaaaacttaaaaaaaaccccggGCGGGAGCCCGCTGGCAGCGGAGGGAGGGAAAACTCCCCGTGGGCGGCTCGGGAGCCGCCCGTCCCCGCCGTTACCCGGGGCCGCTGGCCCGCGCCGAGCCGctggggccgggggagcggggctgggcccggcccgTTGTTATGGAGCCCGGGGAAACAGGAGTAAACACGGCCGGGGCGCcgcgggccgcccgcccgccttgGCCGGGGCTCAGcggggagcggccgggccgggccgagcatCCCCGGGAGCGCGGTGGGCTCcgacggcccggcccggccgctgcccgcggggcaccgcgctgccgccgcccgaaGGCACGGgaaggagggtttggggggggggggacacacacacgacacggctaccccggtgcccccgctccctctccccgcagcccggggcggaggggaaggagctCCCGGGATGAGCTCATGATGTTGCTCCGGGGCTTGGGCCGGGTCCCGGCGCTGATTTATGCCGCTGAGCGCTCTCCAGGTGGGCTGGCCCCGCTCGCTCCTCTCCCGCACCGGGAGCACCGCCCGGCCGGGGGGCTCCGCCTGCCCGGGGAGCACCGCCCggcccgggagggggggggggtctggcACCCCCGGCAAAGGCGGCCCCACGCCGTCCCCGCGCCCTCGGCTACCGGCGGCGGTCCCCGGCTGTCCCGGGCTGGGATGCTCCGGcgctgctggggctgccctggctcGCAAGAAGGCGGCCCCAGACTGCCTGACCTCCCGGTGAACCGGCGCCTGCCACACTCAATTTCTGTGAGCGGGAGCCGCGCCAGGGGCGGGCAGCGCCAGGGCGGCCGGTGGGtcgcccgcagccccgggcccggTGCGCCGCGCCCCGTCCCGCTCCTCTCCGacggcggggctgcggccgggccgccgcggccgaGCGCCCGCCGGGGTCCCCGGGATGCGCGTCCGTGATTGACGGCTCTTTGTTTCCTCCTCGCCGGCAGCGCCGGCCCCTCCCCGCTCGCAccaccccgccccgccgcgctccgctccgcacCGGCGGTACCGGCGGCATGGGGGcaccggcggccgcggggggccCGGCGCTCGGCGCGCTCCTGGCGCTGCTCCTGCTGGGCGCCGCCGGCGCGGCTCGCCAGGGGCTGCAAGGTAAGGCGGCtaccgggccgggccccggggcggcggcggggcggccccgacGGGGCGAGGCGGACGGGGCGCCCGGCCCGCTGCCagccgggaggcggcggctggagcccgcctggccccgctgccgccaGCCGGggggcccccggccccgctccccggccccgcttctccgggccggggccggtgACAGCGGCTCTGCTCGCCCTGGGAGGTCTGGCAGCCGGGCTGCGGGCAGCGGGGCACAGAGGGACATTCATCCCCGGAGCTCGGGACCCCCCCGTCCACCGGGAGGAGCCCCGGGGGCAGCTCGGGACAgggagccgccggccccgcctGGATGCCGGTCGCGATGCCGACTCGGGGCAGCGGGAGGGCTCCGGTCGCGCCGAGCGGGTcagcgggggctgccggggccgcggtgcgcgGCTGGGGTTTGCCGGGGCTCCTCCCGGTCTGCCCGGTGCAGTCgcacggagcaggcgggcagccgtgcggcggcgggaccgggctCTCCGTGCTTCCCCGGAGCGCCCCGGgccggtgccgagggccgggccgTCCCTCCAGTGGCTCCCGGTCCCGCTGCGCCttggcggggcggccgcggccgctgCTCCGCGCCGTCCGTCGGAGCCGGTcccgggcggggggaggctcCGCGCTCCTCCCGCAGCTCCACGCAAGCTGCGTCCCCGCTCCGCGATCCCGCGGGGCCGGACCGCCCCGGCTGCGGGAtgctcggggccggcggggcgcagCGGCCGCCCCCGCGGGGAAGCCCCGGCTGCGGagcaggggagcagggcaggctccGGGCCGGGGACCCCGCTGGGCCGCCGGTCCCGCCGGTGGCGGGGGCTCCGCGGGTCCCTCTCGCCGacgcggccgcggcgctgccggtCCTGGAGCGCcaccgcgcggggccggggctgggcggggcccggcgccccCGGGTcttccccgcctccccccccccggggcccggTGGTCCAGAGACCCCGTCCCGCATCCCCTGTCCCCTCGGTGTGGCCGGGCTTGCCCCGCCCCGGGCCTCTCCGTGCTCCTAATGCCGGAGCTGGGGCTGCCGGTCAGGATGTGACCCCGGTGCTTGGCCCCCGCAGTCATTGACCTGCTGATGGTGAGCGAGGCCCGGCAGATGGCCAGCATAACGCACAAGATCCGGATGGAGCTCCTGACCGTTAACGACGTttacctcctctccaccttccgcCTGCCCCCCAAGCAGGGGGGGACCCTCTTCGGCCTCTACTCCAAGAAGGACAACACGAGGTGGCTGGAGGTCTCCGTGGTGGGGAAGATCAATAAAGGTGGGCGCCTGTTGCGCGGGGACGTGGGGGCCCTGATGCTCGCAGAGAAACGGGGACTGAGTTTCTGTCACCCGAGGGGCCCGCGCTGGTCCCAGGGGGCTGCCAGCGCtggagggggtggtgggggaagagCTGACagcccctccccgctcctccgCAGTCCTGGTGCGTTACCTGCGGGAAGACAACAAGTTGCACTCGGTCAACCTGCAGCACGCGCACGTGGCGGACGGGCAGAGCCACAGCATCATCGTGCGCCTGAGCGGGCTGCGCGGGGACATGCTGAGCGTGGAGCTCTACGTCGACTGCAAGCAGATGGACTCCAGCGTGGGGCTGCCCGAGCTGTCGGAGATCCCCTTAGCCGAGGTGGAGTCCATCGAGGTGCGCACGGGGCAGAAGGCCTACCAGAGGATGCAGGTGAGTGCCAGGACCCCCCCCCTGCACCCTTGGGGACAGACAGAGCTCCCCACGGCTGATGGCATCTCCCCGTGTATATCAGGGGTTCGTGGAGTCGATGAAGCTGATCCTGGGAGGGTCCATGAGCCGCGTCGGGGCCCTGAGCGAGTGCCCTTTCCAAGGAGACGAGTCCATCCACAGTGCAGGTAACGGCACGGCCGCGCCCTGCACCGAGCAGGGACAGCGTGGAGGGCTGACGGGGTCACCGGTGCATGCTACGTGCTGTGACACATGCAGGTGGGGGGTGGCAGCACCCTGCCGCTCCCGGTCCGAGTGTCCCCACACAGGTGGGAGCTCCTGTGCTCTGCGCGTgctggccaggagcagccagGCAAGgtgacgctgctgggctctgagGGCAGCATTCAGTAACGTCTCTCTCCTTGCAGTGACGAGCGTGCTGGCCTCCATCCTGGGTAAGTCCCTTCTCTGCTCCCCCTTTTCTCTGGGGTGAAGGCGATGGCAGTGTTTGGGGCTCCCTGGAGGTAGAAAACCCTCCGCagcctgtccctgtgccccaAGTGCCTGCAGGGCCCCAGGACGGGGTGGATCAGAGGGTGTGGGATGTGCTCCAGGGAGAAGGGGTCCTGTGTGGgccagggaggagggggaggacgGGCTGTTGGCTATCTCGTCCTCCCAGTTCAGTGCTGGGGAGCAGAGCAGTCCCAGGCCACAGCCCCAGGAGGCTGCATCTGTCCCAGCGCTGACCTTGTCCCTCTGGTCCTGGCAGGTGAACAGACCAAGGCGCTGGTCACGCAGCTGACCCTCTTCAACCGGATCCTGACCGAGCTGCGGGAAGACATTCGGGACCAGGTGAGACGGTGGGGTGCTCTCAGCTCTCCCTGGGCTGGATGTGCCCCGAGCGCAGTGCCAGCCGGTGTGCTGCATCCCCGTGATGCTCCGTGCTCTGCTGCCTCGCAGGTGAAGGAGATGTCTCTGATCCGCAACACCATCATGGAGTGCCAGGTCTGCGGTGAGTGCTGGCGAGGCTCCGCTCCCACCTCGGGGGGCAAAGGGCCGCCCTGCCTCACCCCCTCCTTGGCCCTCCTCAGGCTTCCACGAGCACCGGTCCCGCTGCAACCCCAACCCCTGCTTCAGCGGCGTGGACTGCATGGAGACCTACGAGTACCCCGGGTACCGCTgcgggccctgcccgccggggCTGGAGGGCAACGGCACGTCCTGCGCCGACATCAATGAGGTGGGCACGCTcccggggcagggcagcagcccctGCGCTGCCAGAGCAGCATGCACCGACCACGGTTCCCCTCTCTGGATGCGTCCACAAGCCACGGAAGGGCCCTGCTGGGCCACCCCTGGGCAGTGGCCACCCCGACGTGCGGGATGCCGTGCCCGAGGGTGAAGCCTGTCTCTCTCCTGGGGCTGCAGTGCGCTTATGCCAACCCCTGCTTCCCCGGCTCCAAGTGCATCAACACGGCCCCCGGCTTCCGCTGCGAGCCCTGTCCCCGGGGCTATCGGGGCAACACCGTCTCCGGCGTCGGGGTGGACTACGCGAAGGCCAGCAAGCAGGTGAGTGCGGAGCCGCAGGTCTCGTCCGGCTCCCCGCGGGCTGCTGAGCCGCAGGGGCCGGTGGAGGATGCTGGGCTTGCCggaggagggcagagctgcgggCAGGGAAGGGCCTCGGGTGACGTTTTCTTGCGCACTGCTCACAGGTTTGCACGGATATCGATGAATGCAACGACGGGAACAACGGGGGCTGTGACCCCAACTCCATCTGCACCAACACGCTGGTGAGCAGAACTGCCCTGCTCCCCCGCCTGgtgcccggggccgccccgcagccccaatcctgcctctgccctctctctCCCCCAGGGCTCCTACAAGTGTGGTCCCTGCAAGTCAGGGTTTGTGGGGAATCAAACGTCTGGCTGCATCCCGCAGAAGTCCTGCAGCACTCCCACCTCCAACCCCTGCGACATCAACGGCTTCTGCATGTTCGAGAGGAACGGTGAAATTTCCTGCGCGGTGAGTGGGGAATGGGGGGGCGGGAGGGCAAAGCGGTGGGGCTCAGGGGGTGTAGGCACGGGCAGCAGTTGGTCCTGCCAGGGCACTTGGCAGCCcctgatttcttctttcttcagtgcAACGTGGGCTGGGCTGGCAACGGCAACGTGTGTGGACAAGACACAGACCTCGATGGGTACCCAGACGAGCCCCTGCCCTGCATCGACAATAACAAGCACTGCAAGCAGGTGGCTcccggagaggggagggagggcagcatcCTCGGGCAgcgggtgctgggtgctggggcaagGGCCGTGCTTCAAAGTGGGTCTCCTCCCCCTCTTTAACGCTGCCTGTGCCTGCAGGACAACTGCCGCCTGACACCGAATTCAGGGCAGGAGGACGCCGACAACGACGGCATTGGGGACCAGTGTGACGATGATGCTGACGGCGATGGCATCAagaacgtggaggtggctgtgctGGGCGAGTGGGACGTGCCTGTGTCCCCGGGGGCCATGCTGGGCTGAGGGCTTCTCCCCTTGGCTTGATGCTGATTCCCCCAAGATGCTTCTCCTGGGGGTCAGCAGGCTTGTGGCTCTGGGATGGTCTCAGCGTGCTGGagatggcctcaagctgcccagggcagggtcaggctggctctgaggaaggatttctgtgcagaaggggctgttgggcgttggaatgggctgcccagggcaggggggagtccccgggatccctgggggggttgaagagtcgggctgagccagcgctgagggatctgggggagttgggaagggtcaggg
The nucleotide sequence above comes from Athene noctua chromosome 29, bAthNoc1.hap1.1, whole genome shotgun sequence. Encoded proteins:
- the THBS3 gene encoding thrombospondin-3 isoform X1, which gives rise to MGAPAAAGGPALGALLALLLLGAAGAARQGLQVIDLLMVSEARQMASITHKIRMELLTVNDVYLLSTFRLPPKQGGTLFGLYSKKDNTRWLEVSVVGKINKVLVRYLREDNKLHSVNLQHAHVADGQSHSIIVRLSGLRGDMLSVELYVDCKQMDSSVGLPELSEIPLAEVESIEVRTGQKAYQRMQGFVESMKLILGGSMSRVGALSECPFQGDESIHSAVTSVLASILGEQTKALVTQLTLFNRILTELREDIRDQVRRWGALSSPWAGCAPSAVPAGVLHPRDAPCSAASQVKEMSLIRNTIMECQVCGFHEHRSRCNPNPCFSGVDCMETYEYPGYRCGPCPPGLEGNGTSCADINECAYANPCFPGSKCINTAPGFRCEPCPRGYRGNTVSGVGVDYAKASKQVCTDIDECNDGNNGGCDPNSICTNTLGSYKCGPCKSGFVGNQTSGCIPQKSCSTPTSNPCDINGFCMFERNGEISCACNVGWAGNGNVCGQDTDLDGYPDEPLPCIDNNKHCKQDNCRLTPNSGQEDADNDGIGDQCDDDADGDGIKNVEDNCRLFPNKDQQNSDTDSFGDACDNCPNVPNNDQRDTDSNGEGDACDNDIDGDGIPNMLDNCPRVPNPLQTDRDEDGVGDACDSCPEMSNPTQTDMDSDLVGDICDTNEDSDGDGHQDTKDNCAEIPNSSQLDSDNDGLGDDCDNDDDNDGIPDYVPPGPDNCRLIPNPNQKDSDGNGVGDVCEEDFDNDTVVDQLDVCPESAEVTLTDFRAYQTVILDPEGDAQIDPNWVVLNQGMEIVQTMNSDPGLAVGYTAFNGVDFEGTFHVNTVTDDDYAGFIFSYQDSASFYVVMWKQTEQTYWQATPFRAVAEPGLQLKAVKSSTGPGEHLRNALWHTGHTPDHVRLLWKDPRNVGWRDKTSYRWQLAHRPQVGYIRVRLYEGPRLVADSGVIIDTTMRGGRLGVFCFSQENIIWSNLQYRCNDTIPADFEPFRRFLLEGRE
- the MTX1 gene encoding metaxin-1, whose amino-acid sequence is MAAPMELFCWAGGWGLPSVDPDCLAVLTYARFTGAPLKVHRVTSPWRSPSGRLPALKTRDEGTISKTQQIITHLRKQKYNADYDLSATQGADTLAFVSLLEEKLLPVLIHTFWVDTKNYVEHTRKWYAETVPFPLNFFLPNCMHKRHLERLQLMWGDGYMEDEEKLEKELYRDARECLTLLSQRLGSQKFFFGDSPASLDAFVFSRLAPLLKAKLPNGKLQQHLKSLQNLCNYCSSILSLYFPWDGGEPPASAPRAAGADGGEAEEDPHKRRNQVLSVLVGLVAMLGYAFLSGIVSIQRGGAGPAARQPIALEEEEEEEEE
- the THBS3 gene encoding thrombospondin-3 isoform X2; its protein translation is MGAPAAAGGPALGALLALLLLGAAGAARQGLQVIDLLMVSEARQMASITHKIRMELLTVNDVYLLSTFRLPPKQGGTLFGLYSKKDNTRWLEVSVVGKINKVLVRYLREDNKLHSVNLQHAHVADGQSHSIIVRLSGLRGDMLSVELYVDCKQMDSSVGLPELSEIPLAEVESIEVRTGQKAYQRMQGFVESMKLILGGSMSRVGALSECPFQGDESIHSAVTSVLASILGEQTKALVTQLTLFNRILTELREDIRDQVKEMSLIRNTIMECQVCGFHEHRSRCNPNPCFSGVDCMETYEYPGYRCGPCPPGLEGNGTSCADINECAYANPCFPGSKCINTAPGFRCEPCPRGYRGNTVSGVGVDYAKASKQVCTDIDECNDGNNGGCDPNSICTNTLGSYKCGPCKSGFVGNQTSGCIPQKSCSTPTSNPCDINGFCMFERNGEISCACNVGWAGNGNVCGQDTDLDGYPDEPLPCIDNNKHCKQDNCRLTPNSGQEDADNDGIGDQCDDDADGDGIKNVEDNCRLFPNKDQQNSDTDSFGDACDNCPNVPNNDQRDTDSNGEGDACDNDIDGDGIPNMLDNCPRVPNPLQTDRDEDGVGDACDSCPEMSNPTQTDMDSDLVGDICDTNEDSDGDGHQDTKDNCAEIPNSSQLDSDNDGLGDDCDNDDDNDGIPDYVPPGPDNCRLIPNPNQKDSDGNGVGDVCEEDFDNDTVVDQLDVCPESAEVTLTDFRAYQTVILDPEGDAQIDPNWVVLNQGMEIVQTMNSDPGLAVGYTAFNGVDFEGTFHVNTVTDDDYAGFIFSYQDSASFYVVMWKQTEQTYWQATPFRAVAEPGLQLKAVKSSTGPGEHLRNALWHTGHTPDHVRLLWKDPRNVGWRDKTSYRWQLAHRPQVGYIRVRLYEGPRLVADSGVIIDTTMRGGRLGVFCFSQENIIWSNLQYRCNDTIPADFEPFRRFLLEGRE